The Sulfurirhabdus autotrophica genome contains the following window.
ACGTACCTTTGGCATCCACCAGCGGAAAGTATTTCTGATGCTGCTTCATGGAAATAATCAGGCACTCTTGTGGCACGCTCAGGAAATCCTGACTGAATTCACCGGCATACACCACAGGGAATTCAACCAGCGCGGTGACTTCATTCAGCAGCGCTTCGTCCCATACCACATGACCTTCACCCGCCTGCGCCTGCAACTTTTCACGAATCAGCGCCTTGCGCTGTTCAAAATCGGCGATCACCTTGCCGCGAGTAGCCAGTGTGGATTCATATTCAGCGGCATTTTGCAGGGTGATTTCGCCTTCACCTAAAAAGCGATGGCCTCGGGTAAGCCTGCCGCTTTTCAGCCCGAGTACATCACCCGGCACCACTTCATTCCCATGCAGCATGATCAGGCCATGCACAGGACGCACAAATTCAATATCACTGTCACCCCAATGCATCATTTTGGCAACGGGTAACTTTTTAAGCGCGGCCTGAACCTTGCCTTCCAGACTGGCAGCCAGCAGATTGCCAGTCACCATACCCCGATACGCAAAGGCTTCGTTCTTGCCATCCTGAATCCGCTCCAGCGCATCAATCGCCACACCCTGCTTCTTCGCAAAGCCCATCAATGCCTGCGTTGGATTGCCTTCTGCATCCAGACCCGCTTTCACCGAAGGTCCTTTGAAAACCACTTCCTGATCCGGAGCTTTACCTGCGACTTTACTCACCGCAACCGCAAGGCGTCTGGGCGTGGCATAAGCTGTAACAACGCTGTCCGGAGCCAAAAAACCTTCTTCGCGCAATCCCTCTGAAACCGTCTGGGCAAAAACCTGCGACAGGTTTTGCAAAGATTTAGGGGGCAGCTCTTCGGTCAGGAGTTCGATCAATAAAGTGTCTGACATAATCCGTTACTTCTTGTTTAACATCGGGAAGCCAAGCGCTTCACGAGAATCATAATAAGCCTGAGCCACTTTTCTCGACAGCACGCGCACCCGGCCGATGTAGGCAGCGCGTTCAGTGACGGAAATGGCACCACGGGCATCCAGCAGGTTGAAAGTATGTGAACACTTCATCACCATCTCGAATCCGGGCAATGGCAGATTTGCTTCCATCAGGCGTTTGGCTTCGGATTCGAACATATTGAACTGATCAAACAACCAGTTTACATTGCTATGCTCGAAGTTATAACGGGATTGCTCCACTTCGTTCTGGTGATAGACATCGCCATAAGTCACCCCTTCCGTCCAGGTCAAGTCGAACACATTTTCCACGCCTTGCAGGTACATGGCCAAACGCTCCAGACCATAGGTAATTTCACCCAGTACCGGCTTGCATTTCAGGCCGCCGACTTCCTGGAAATAAGTGAATTGCGTCACCTCCATTCCATTCAGCCAGACTTCCCACCCCAAACCCCAGGCACCCAAAGAAGGCGATTCCCAGTCATCTTCCACAAAACGGATATCGTGCACGCCGGTATCGACGCCAAGCGCACGCAGGGATTCCAGATACAAATCCTGAATGTTCGCGGGGGAAGGTTTCAGTACCACCTGAAACTGGTAGTAATGCTGCAAACGATTAGGGTTTTCACCGTAACGACCATCCTTTGGGCGACGTGAAGGCTGCACGTAAGCAGCTTTCCATGGCTCCGGGCCAAGCGAACGCAAAAAAGTGGCCGTATGGAATGTGCCTGCGCCCATTTCCATATCATAAGGCTGGAGCAGCACACACCCCTGTTTTGCCCAGTAATTCTGCAGGGTCAATATAATTTCTTGAAAGGTCAACATGTGAAGGACCGAATAAACAAGCTAAAGGGCCTGATTCTACTTCTTTTTAGCCAGCCAAGAAAGTCCGGGAGCAGATAAAGGGTAAAATCGCAATATTGAATACCTGAGGTCGGGGGTAGCCCGACGGCTAGTATCTTTCTTTTGTTTGCCCAAAAGAAAGGCACCAAAGAAAACGAAGTTTGCGAGCTTTCGCCTATCGGCGAAATGCCTGCTTACCCCATTTCAGTGCAGGCTAACCTTTAGGTTATGCCGGAGCTAAAAAGGCACCCTATTGCATCGCCCTGCGGGTTCCCTCTACTTAGTTTTTGAACCGGGCGGCCGCGTAAACTCGCACGTAAACGTGCTCAGACATACTTGCCTTTTCCCCGATTCAAAACCCAAGCCGAAGCGATGCAACAAAGGGCATTTAGGCTGGCAAAGCCAGCATCAGAACGCGCTATGCGCGTGGATTTTTTGACTTACCCCCTTCTGCGCCGCTGAGCGTTACCGGAAAAATCGGGATAAAGGCTGCGCATGTCTGAGCACGTGGACGCGCAGCGGATCGTGCGAGTTTGCGCTGCCGCCCGATTTATTCGGTAACGCTCAGGAATCCCGAAGGGACGGCGCAGTTGGCGTCGCCTTCTTTTGGTTACTTTGCTTGGCGAAGCAAGAAAAGGGACTAGCCGCCGGGCTACCCCGGCATGCCGACTCGCAAAATTCGGTGCAATGCACTTCGCTTATTGCACTCTACATCACGACTTACACGAATTAATCGTAGTAATGGTTATTTCCCATTAAAAAGTGAGTTGCATGGACAGTTCTGCGAGCTAATTTTTTTCTGTTCACAGAGCTTTAAACAAGCCTCGAGGGAGGGCTGATCTTCAAACCAATCCATCCCCATCCAACCATCTGCTGTACGAACCATCCTCCCTGAATTGCTGCCCGGTGGGCGTGACTTCCAAGCATCAAGTGGCGTTCGGATGATGGTTTTATATTCGGGTTGCGTGAGGTGACTGTTCCGCTCTTTGATATTCTCCGATGACACCACGCCTAGACTAACCATTGCCTCCACATCACGCCCACCGAGGGTTAGAGCCACATTAATGGTTTTAAATTCGGAGGGAAATTCTTCTAATGGAATGCGATGCCATTCCTTGCCGTCGTATTTGAAGAATACATAAGGCGGGTTAGGGCGCCCCCATTTGTTGTAAGACAAAGATAAGTTTGGTTCGGCGACGATATAAGGAGTGCCGTTTAACGTATGCACAGCGAGCAAGTTAAAGTTGGTACGACCAAGATCTTCACCATACTCGCTGGTCCAAGTTATGGCTTTGTTTGAACCAGGCAGCGTGAAGGTAATAGTGTGTTCCTTGATGGGTGGAGGTTGTCCGATTTCATGCCGCCCGCCGTAACTTTGCGACCGCTTCACGATGATTTTTTGCCCATCATGCAACAGTACTTCTTCTTTCCAGCTATCCCCGCCAAATCCGAATAATCCTGCGTCTGCACTCTCGCTCACTACCAAAAGCAATAGCAAGCTAATTGCGCCAAATGCTTTCAATAGCGAATGCCCTTTATTCATGCAGCGCTCCCTTTAATATATTTCACCGTATTCATCCTCGCCATCGATTAAAAATCACTGTTCTATATGCCGTTTACAGTTTCAATCAATACAAGCTTTTTAGCACGAGGTAATTTTTTGATTTGTGCTTCTCGTTTACTTGCGCTACTGCGATCACAATGAGGTTCAGAATAAACCAAATGCACAGGCAAACGACAACGTGTATATTTAGAAGCCGTCCCATTATTATGCGCCGCCATACGCTTATCCAGATCATTAGTAATCCCTGTATAAAACGTATCATCAGCGCATTGCACCAAGTAACAAAACCAATCACTTTTCATTATTGACGAGTTACTCACGCATGCCCCAAACCGGGTTTATGATTGCGACACTTTTTTCTGCCTGCCAAAGCTAACGGCAAGCATAATCATGACTGCCATCATCGACAATACAGCCCAGTTACCCCATTTAATATACGGCGTTTCACCCACAAACCCCTGCACACGCCCATTCAGCATCCCCTCCACAAACTCCGGCAATCGCTGCTCTACCACGCCCCGTTCATTCACAATAGCCGTGACGCCGGTATTGGTAGCACGCAACATATAGCGCCCGGTTTCCAGCGCGCGCATCTGGGAAATTTGCAAATGTTGATGAGGCGCAACAGAATCCCCAAACCAGGCATCGTTGCTGACATTCACCAACATTGTGGCGGCCGGAAGCTGGCGGATTATTTCTTCACCAAACACATCCTCATAGCAGACATTGACAGCCACACGTTGCCCGGCCACATTCATCGGTTTCTGGAATTTATCACCCCGTGAAAAATCCGTCAGAGGAATCTGCAGGCTCTCAATAATCCAGCCAAAAAACCATTTAAGCGGCACATATTCACCGAAAGGCACCAGGTGAAATTTGCGGTAGGTTTGGGTTGCTGCGCTACCAAAGCTTAAAACACTGTTGTAGTAAGACTCGCGCTTATCCCCTTCATATTCCGGCAATCCGATTAACAGATCCCCTTTATTTGCTCTCGCATGCTCGG
Protein-coding sequences here:
- the glyQ gene encoding glycine--tRNA ligase subunit alpha: MLTFQEIILTLQNYWAKQGCVLLQPYDMEMGAGTFHTATFLRSLGPEPWKAAYVQPSRRPKDGRYGENPNRLQHYYQFQVVLKPSPANIQDLYLESLRALGVDTGVHDIRFVEDDWESPSLGAWGLGWEVWLNGMEVTQFTYFQEVGGLKCKPVLGEITYGLERLAMYLQGVENVFDLTWTEGVTYGDVYHQNEVEQSRYNFEHSNVNWLFDQFNMFESEAKRLMEANLPLPGFEMVMKCSHTFNLLDARGAISVTERAAYIGRVRVLSRKVAQAYYDSREALGFPMLNKK
- a CDS encoding GIY-YIG nuclease family protein, with the translated sequence MSNSSIMKSDWFCYLVQCADDTFYTGITNDLDKRMAAHNNGTASKYTRCRLPVHLVYSEPHCDRSSASKREAQIKKLPRAKKLVLIETVNGI